A part of Cannabis sativa cultivar Pink pepper isolate KNU-18-1 chromosome 6, ASM2916894v1, whole genome shotgun sequence genomic DNA contains:
- the LOC115725372 gene encoding transcription initiation factor TFIID subunit 1 isoform X1: protein MGYGSDSGSQDGRDEDDEDDYEEAGGSNRLLGFMFGNVDNSGDLDVDYLDEDAKEHLSALADKLGSSLTDIDLSVKSSRTAADNADQDYDEKAEDAVDYEDFDEQYEGPEVQAATEEDYLLSKKAYISNSLAILKPTPSVFDDENYDEEIEEEQEVVDNDTKVQNTTLLGEEVKSPEVDSIKEKSSEDDHETDSHDTETLASDIEESQQEELSEKDPTPLPVLCIEDGKVILQFSEIFGIHEPVKKRDKRDHKYFVPKDRFKSIDVSNIVEEDEEEFLRGSGQSFMSLKQEEFYKDDHDDIESESQNSGSLQGVALAGSQYDGSRKDSFLSAEPMKEETVICPAGRHSPSSATFYPLDQLDWEVGIVWDNSPVVSENSVGSTELHFEATVTDSETESEARLQNHKVNTVVVADEKTHKNLVHSSPIILEQFGTRTSGSSSLPFSEGRYHPQLLRLESRSEVNDSNQDYEGMEKVVEKQPHRTGAAKQFSKLISLNKDMLEGSWLDSIIWEQGRPIRKPKLILDLQDEQMLFEILDSKDGKDLRLHAGAMIVTRSVKSGHGDSLELPGHGGQSVWRLVANDKHYSNKKTSQQMKSNSKKRTAQGVKLYHSQPAVTLQTMKLKLSNKDIANFHRPKALWYPHDNEVALKEQGKLPTQGPMKLIVKSLGGKGSKLHVDAEETISSVKAKASKKLDFKSTETVKLFYRGKELEDDKSLVTQNVPPNSLLHLVRTKIHLLPRAQKLPGENKSLRPPGAFKKKSDLSVKDGHVFLMEYCEERPLLLSNIGMGARLCTYYQKSAPDDQTAISMRSANNNFGHVVSLNPADKSPFLGDIKSGCNQSSLETNMYRAPLFSHKVPATDYLLVRSAKGKLSLRRIDRVNAVGQQEPLMEVMSPGTKNLQNYMINRLLVHMCREFRAAEKRHMTPCIRADGLQSQFPYLSEVFIKKKLKEYANMHVQRGSIAQSIWVKKNNFRIFSEDELRNMVKPEEVCAYESMQAGLYRLKHLGITETHPNAISSAMSRLPDEAIALAAASHIERELQITPWNLSSNFVASTQGKENIERMEITGVGDPSGRGLGFSYVRAAQKTPVPSAVVKKKSAAGRGGTTVTGTDADLRRLSMEAAREVLLKFDVPDEVIAKQTRWHRIAMIRKLSSEQAALGVKVDPTTISKYARGQRMSFLQLQQQTREKCQEIWDRQVQSLSAFDGDENESDSEENNSDLDSFAGDLENLLDAEECEEGVEESKNDKADGVKGLKMRGRPSLAQAEEEIEDEAAEAAELCRLLMDDDEAAGKKKKKVRLMGEEAGLTPAPRINYGVENADRVKLSTSTNPHDGPYSSKENTIAEAKVVENLLLKRNKIGKLKQKKKNDDTVNINLTNKKIKIAGDTTVKMFKEKKNARESFVCGACGQLGHMRTNKNCPKYREVDTNVDTPEPEKAVGKSATLTQSAPSQTKATTKKLIPKSATKIALVEASEGENITPGTKVPVKFKCSSADKVPDRFSVGVTQSIDQPMTSDTETGRSAVKVNKIIISNKAKPEDVQVESHKPPIVIRPPTDMDRGQVEPQKPTIVIRPPANIERDRFASHKISKRPRTEKDREHSHKKIIIRRPKEIIDVDQIAQDGGSSIDHRKTKRIVELSSFEMHRNQENVYLAEAAKKKARDKRKRWEEQERRRNEEMLREERARRIREEEMKMLEEQERVAEIRRYEVSIRREREEEERQKAKKKKKRKMPEIEDDYIEDSRARRFDKRLPDRERSTKRRSVAELGRYGAESAATTKRRRGGEVGLANILEQIVETLKDRIEVSYLFLKPVSKKEAPDYLDIIERPMDLSTIKEKVRKLEYKSREQFRHDVWQIAFNAHQYNDGRNPGIPPLADQLLELCDYILNENDESLTDAEAGIESRDFM from the exons ATGGGTTATGGTTCTGATAGCGGTTCTCAAGATGGAAGAGATGAAG ATGACGAGGATGATTACGAAGAGGCTGGTGGTAGTAACCGGCTTTTGGGATTTATGTTTGGCAATGTTGATAACTCTGGTGACCTCGATGTTGATTACCTTGATGAG GACGCGAAAGAGCATCTTTCTGCTCTAGCTGACAAGCTGGGGTCATCCCTGACAGATATTGAC TTATCCGTTAAATCATCACGAACAGCAGCAGACAATGCTGATCAAG ATTATGATGAGAAGGCTGAAGATGCAGTTGATTACGAAGACTTTGATGAGCAATATGAAGGACCGGAGGTTCAAGCGGCCACTGAGGAGGACTATCTTTTGTCCAAAAAGGCATACATTTCTAACTCACTGGCTATTTTGAAGCCTACACCGTCTGTATTTGACGATGAAAATTATGATgaagaaattgaagaggaacAAGAGGTGGTTGATAATGATACAAAGGTTCAGAATACCACTCTTTTGG GTGAAGAGGTTAAATCTCCTGAGGTGGATTCTATCAAAGAGAAGTCTTCTGAGGATGATCACGAGACTGACTCTCATGATACAGAAACGTTGGCCTCTGACATAGAAGAATCTCAG CAGGAGGAGCTATCAGAAAAAGACCCCACACCATTGCCAGTTTTATGTATAGAAGATGGAAAAGTTATTTTACAGTTCTCTGAAATCTTTGGAATTCATGAGCCCGTTAAGAAAAGGGATAAGAGAGATCATAAGTATTTTGTTCCTAAAG ATaggtttaaatccattgatgtTTCTAATATtgttgaagaagatgaagaagagttTTTGAGAGGTTCTGGTCAGAGTTTTATGTCTCTTAAACAAGAGGAATTTTATAAGGATGACCATGATGACATTGAGTCAGAATCCCAAAATTCCGGTTCTTTGCAAGGGGTTGCCTTAGCGGGTTCACAGTATGATGGGTCAAGAAAAGATTCCTTTCTCTCTGCAGAGCCAATGAAGGAAGAGACAGTCATATGCCCTGCTGGTAGGCATTCACCGTCAAGTGCTACATTTTATCCTCTTGATCAACTAGACTGGGAGGTTGGGATTGTCTGGGATAATTCTCCCGTTGTTAGTGAAAATTCTGTTGGAAGCACTGAACTCCATTTTGAAGCTACAGTAACTGATAGTGAAACAGAATCTGAGGCTAGGCTGCAAAATCACAAAGTAAATACAGTAGTAGTAGCTGATGAGAAGACTCACAAGAATTTAGTACATAGTTCCCCAATTATATTGGAGCAGTTTGGCACAAGAACATCAGGATCTTCAAGCCTTCCATTCTCAGAAGGTAGATATCATCCACAACTTTTGAGACTGGAATCTCGATCTGAAGTGAATGACTCTAATCAGGATTATGAGGGAATGGAGAAAGTTGTTGAGAAGCAGCCTCATCGAACTGGTGCTGCAAAACAATTTAGCAAACTTATATCGTTAAACAAAGACATGCTAGAAGGATCTTGGTTGGACAGTATAATATGGGAGCAAGGAAGACCTATTAGAAAGCCAAAGCTTATTCTTGATCTTCAGGATGAGCAGAtgctttttgaaattttggataGCAAGGATGGTAAGGATCTGAGGCTTCATGCTGGGGCTATGATTGTTACCCGCTCTGTAAAGTCGGGCCACGGTGATTCTCTTGAGTTGCCAGGTCATGGAGGACAATCTGTTTGGCGACTAGTCGCTAATGACAAACACTATTCAAACAAAAAAACATCTCAGCAAATGAAATCAAACTCAAAAAAGCGAACAGCTCAGGGTGTCAAACTTTATCACTCACAACCTGCAGTTACACTACAGACGATGAAGCTGAAGTTGAGCaa TAAGGACATAGCTAATTTTCATCGACCTAAAGCTTTGTGGTATCCCCATGACAATGAAGTGGCTCTAAAGGAACAAGGGAAGCTGCCTACTCAAGGACCAATGAAACTTATTGTAAAGAGCTTGGGTGGGAAAGGAAGTAAACTCCATGTGGACGCTGAGGAAACCATCTCCTCTGTTAAGGCTAAAGCTTCAAAAAAGCTAG ATTTCAAGTCAACTGAGACAGTGAAGCTGTTTTATCGAGGGAAAGAGCTTGAAGACGATAAATCTCTTGTTACCCAAAATGTGCCACCAAACTCTTTGCTTCATCTTGTTCGTACAAAAATACATTTGTTGCCAAGAGCACAGAAGCTGCCTGGTGAAAATAAGTCTTTACGCCCTCCTGGAGCATTTAAGAAGAAATCTGATCTTTCTGTGAAAGATGGCCATGTTTTCCTAATGGA GTATTGTGAGGAAAGACCTTTACTTTTGAGTAACATTGGAATGGGTGCAAGACTCTGCACTTATTATCAGAAATCAGCTCCAGATGATCAAACAGCCATTTCAATGCGCAGTGCAAACAACAACTTTGGACATGTTGTCTCCTTAAATCCTGCTGATAAATCACCTTTCCTTGGAGATATAAAATCTGGTTGCAATCAGTCATCTCTAGAAACCAATATGTATAGAGCACCCTTATTTTCCCATAAGGTTCCTGCAACTGATTATTTGCTAGTTCGTTCTGCAAAGGGAAAACTCTCTTTAAGACGCATTGACAGGGTTAATGCTGTTGGACAACAG GAGCCTCTCATGGAGGTAATGTCTCCTGGAACTAAGAACCTTCAAAATTATATGATTAATAGGCTCTTGGTTCACATGTGCCGTGAATTCCGAGCTGCTGAAAAACGCCATATGACTCCTTGCATCCGTGCTGATGGATTGCAATCACAGTTTCCTTATCTTTCTGAagtttttattaaaaagaagCTCAAGGAATATGCAAATATGCATGTGCAG AGAGGGTCAATTGCACAATCAATTTGGGTTAAGAAAAACAACTTTCGCATTTTCTCGGAGGATGAACTGAGAAATATGGTGAAACCTGAGGAG GTCTGTGCCTATGAAAGCATGCAAGCCGGTTTATATCGGCTTAAACATTTAGGGATTACTGAAACTCATCCAAATGCCATATCATCTGCTATGAGTCGTCTGCCTGATGAAGCTATAGCTCTGGCTGCGGCATCACACATTGAAAGGGAATTGCAAATTACTCCTTGGAACTTGAGTAGCAATTTTGTCGCTTCTACACAG ggaaaagaaaatattgagcgTATGGAGATTACTGGTGTTGGCGATCCATCTGGTCGTGGTCTAGGATTTAGCTATGTCCGTGCTGCTCAAAAAACACCAGTGCCAAGTGCTGTGGTGAAGAAAAAATCTGCTGCTGGTCGAGGAGGTACCACTGTTACTGGAACAGATGCTGATCTACGTAGATTGAGCATGGAGGCTGCACGTGAG GTTCTTCTCAAATTTGATGTTCCTGATGAAGTGATTGCAAAGCAAACAAGGTGGCATAGGATTGCCATGATACGCAAGCTGTCAAGTGAACAAGCTGCATTAGGGGTAAAAGTTGACCCCACTACAATTAGTAAATATGCACGTGGGCAGCGGATGTCCTTTCTTCAGCTGCAGCAACAGACCAGAGAGAAGTGTCAGGAAATCTGGGATCGGCAAGTTCAGAGTCTTTCAGCCTTTGACGGTGATGAAAATGAAAGCGACTCTGAAGAAAATAATAGTGATCTGGATTCATTTGCTGGGGATTTAGAGAATCTGCTTGATGCGGAAGAGTGTGAAGAAGGGGTAGAGGAGTCCAAGAATGATAAAGCAGATGGTGTTAAAGGCCTCAAAATGAGAGGACGTCCTTCATTAGCTCAGGCAGAAGAAGAAATTGAAGATGAAGCAGCTGAAGCAGCTGAATTATGCAGGTTGCTTATGGACG ATGATGAAGCTGCgggtaagaagaagaagaaggtgagATTGATGGGAGAGGAAGCTGGATTGACTCCAGCACCCCGAATAAATTATGGTGTTGAGAATGCAGATCGTGTCAAGCTAAGTACTAGCACAAACCCACATGATGGACCATATTCATCAAAAGAAAATACTATTGCAGAGGCCAAAGTG GTGGAGAATCTTCTTCTGAAAAGGAACAAAATTGGAAAactaaaacaaaagaaaaagaatgatGATACTGTAAACATAAATTTaaccaataaaaaaatcaaaatagcaGGAGATACTACTGTCAAG ATgtttaaggaaaaaaagaaCGCAAGGGAAAGTTTCGTCTGTGGAGCATGCGGTCAG CTTGGACACATGAGGACAAACAAAAACTGCCCAAAATATAGAGAGGTCGACACAAATGTTGATACTCCGGAACCAGAGAAAGCAGTTGGAAAATCCGCTACATTGACTCAATCTGCTCCTTCCCAGACAAAAGCTACAACAAAGAAGCTTATACCTAAAAGTGCAACCAAAATAGCTCTGGTTGAGGCTTCTGAGGGAGAGAACATTACTCCAGGAACAAAAGTACCAGTGAAGTTTAAATGTAGTTCAGCAGACAAGGTTCCTGATAGATTTTCTGTTGGAGTGACTCAGAGCATTGATCAACCAATGACATCTGATACTGAAACTGGGAGGTCTGCAGTTaaagttaacaaaataataatttcaaataaagcGAAACCTGAAGATGTGCAAGTTGAATCTCATAAGCCCCCCATTGTGATTCGGCCACCAACTGACATGGACAGAGGCCAAGTTGAACCACAGAAACCAACTATTGTTATTAGGCCACCAGCTAACATAGAGAGGGACAGGTTTGCATCTCATAAAATATCAAAACGGCCACGAACAGAAAAAGATAGAGAACACTCTCAcaagaaaattataattaggAGGCCAAAAGAAATTATTGATGTGGATCAGATCGCTCAGGATGGTGGCAGTAGTATTGATCACAGGAAGACTAAAAGAATTGTGGAATTGTCCAGTTTTGAAATGCATAGAAATCAGGAGAATGTTTATTTGGCTGAGGCAGCTAAAAAGAAGGCTAGAGACAAAAGGAAACGGTGGGAAGAGCAGGAGAGGCGTAGAAATGAAGAGATGCTTCGAGAAGAGAGGGCTAGAAGGATTCGTGAAGAGGAAATGAAGATGCTGGAAGAACAAGAAAGAGTTGCTGAGATTAGAAGATATGAAGTATCCATcagaagagagagggaagaagaaGAGCGCCAGAAAgccaagaagaagaaaaagaggaaaATGCCTGAGATAGAAGATGATTATATAGAAGACTCCAGAGCAAGAAGATTTGACAAGAGATTGCCAGATAGGGAACGGAGTACAAAACGAAGATCTGTTGCTGAGTTGGGAAGGTATGGTGCCGAATCTGCTGCAACAACAAAACGAAGAAGAGGAGGAGAG GTTGGTTTGGCAAACATCTTGGAGCAGATTGTGGAGACACTTAAAGACCGAATTGAAGTGTCTTATCTTTTCTTAAAACCTGTATCGAAAAAAGAGGCTCCTGACTACCTTGACATAATAGAGCGGCCGATGGATCTTTCTACCATAAAGGAAAAGGTTAGGAAGTTGGAGTATAAAAGCAGGGAACAATTCAGGCATGATGTGTGGCAAATAGCTTTCAATGCTCATCAATACAACGATGGGCGTAATCCAGGTATACCTCCATTGGCAGATCAGCTTTTGGAGCTTTGTGACTACATTCTGAATGAGAATGATGAAAGCTTAACTGATGCTGAAGCAGGCATTGAATCTAGGGATTTTATGTAG
- the LOC115725372 gene encoding transcription initiation factor TFIID subunit 1 isoform X3, whose amino-acid sequence MPLSGEEVKSPEVDSIKEKSSEDDHETDSHDTETLASDIEESQQEELSEKDPTPLPVLCIEDGKVILQFSEIFGIHEPVKKRDKRDHKYFVPKDRFKSIDVSNIVEEDEEEFLRGSGQSFMSLKQEEFYKDDHDDIESESQNSGSLQGVALAGSQYDGSRKDSFLSAEPMKEETVICPAGRHSPSSATFYPLDQLDWEVGIVWDNSPVVSENSVGSTELHFEATVTDSETESEARLQNHKVNTVVVADEKTHKNLVHSSPIILEQFGTRTSGSSSLPFSEGRYHPQLLRLESRSEVNDSNQDYEGMEKVVEKQPHRTGAAKQFSKLISLNKDMLEGSWLDSIIWEQGRPIRKPKLILDLQDEQMLFEILDSKDGKDLRLHAGAMIVTRSVKSGHGDSLELPGHGGQSVWRLVANDKHYSNKKTSQQMKSNSKKRTAQGVKLYHSQPAVTLQTMKLKLSNKDIANFHRPKALWYPHDNEVALKEQGKLPTQGPMKLIVKSLGGKGSKLHVDAEETISSVKAKASKKLDFKSTETVKLFYRGKELEDDKSLVTQNVPPNSLLHLVRTKIHLLPRAQKLPGENKSLRPPGAFKKKSDLSVKDGHVFLMEYCEERPLLLSNIGMGARLCTYYQKSAPDDQTAISMRSANNNFGHVVSLNPADKSPFLGDIKSGCNQSSLETNMYRAPLFSHKVPATDYLLVRSAKGKLSLRRIDRVNAVGQQEPLMEVMSPGTKNLQNYMINRLLVHMCREFRAAEKRHMTPCIRADGLQSQFPYLSEVFIKKKLKEYANMHVQRGSIAQSIWVKKNNFRIFSEDELRNMVKPEEVCAYESMQAGLYRLKHLGITETHPNAISSAMSRLPDEAIALAAASHIERELQITPWNLSSNFVASTQGKENIERMEITGVGDPSGRGLGFSYVRAAQKTPVPSAVVKKKSAAGRGGTTVTGTDADLRRLSMEAAREVLLKFDVPDEVIAKQTRWHRIAMIRKLSSEQAALGVKVDPTTISKYARGQRMSFLQLQQQTREKCQEIWDRQVQSLSAFDGDENESDSEENNSDLDSFAGDLENLLDAEECEEGVEESKNDKADGVKGLKMRGRPSLAQAEEEIEDEAAEAAELCRLLMDDDEAAGKKKKKVRLMGEEAGLTPAPRINYGVENADRVKLSTSTNPHDGPYSSKENTIAEAKVVENLLLKRNKIGKLKQKKKNDDTVNINLTNKKIKIAGDTTVKMFKEKKNARESFVCGACGQLGHMRTNKNCPKYREVDTNVDTPEPEKAVGKSATLTQSAPSQTKATTKKLIPKSATKIALVEASEGENITPGTKVPVKFKCSSADKVPDRFSVGVTQSIDQPMTSDTETGRSAVKVNKIIISNKAKPEDVQVESHKPPIVIRPPTDMDRGQVEPQKPTIVIRPPANIERDRFASHKISKRPRTEKDREHSHKKIIIRRPKEIIDVDQIAQDGGSSIDHRKTKRIVELSSFEMHRNQENVYLAEAAKKKARDKRKRWEEQERRRNEEMLREERARRIREEEMKMLEEQERVAEIRRYEVSIRREREEEERQKAKKKKKRKMPEIEDDYIEDSRARRFDKRLPDRERSTKRRSVAELGRYGAESAATTKRRRGGEVGLANILEQIVETLKDRIEVSYLFLKPVSKKEAPDYLDIIERPMDLSTIKEKVRKLEYKSREQFRHDVWQIAFNAHQYNDGRNPGIPPLADQLLELCDYILNENDESLTDAEAGIESRDFM is encoded by the exons ATGCCACTGTCAGGTGAAGAGGTTAAATCTCCTGAGGTGGATTCTATCAAAGAGAAGTCTTCTGAGGATGATCACGAGACTGACTCTCATGATACAGAAACGTTGGCCTCTGACATAGAAGAATCTCAG CAGGAGGAGCTATCAGAAAAAGACCCCACACCATTGCCAGTTTTATGTATAGAAGATGGAAAAGTTATTTTACAGTTCTCTGAAATCTTTGGAATTCATGAGCCCGTTAAGAAAAGGGATAAGAGAGATCATAAGTATTTTGTTCCTAAAG ATaggtttaaatccattgatgtTTCTAATATtgttgaagaagatgaagaagagttTTTGAGAGGTTCTGGTCAGAGTTTTATGTCTCTTAAACAAGAGGAATTTTATAAGGATGACCATGATGACATTGAGTCAGAATCCCAAAATTCCGGTTCTTTGCAAGGGGTTGCCTTAGCGGGTTCACAGTATGATGGGTCAAGAAAAGATTCCTTTCTCTCTGCAGAGCCAATGAAGGAAGAGACAGTCATATGCCCTGCTGGTAGGCATTCACCGTCAAGTGCTACATTTTATCCTCTTGATCAACTAGACTGGGAGGTTGGGATTGTCTGGGATAATTCTCCCGTTGTTAGTGAAAATTCTGTTGGAAGCACTGAACTCCATTTTGAAGCTACAGTAACTGATAGTGAAACAGAATCTGAGGCTAGGCTGCAAAATCACAAAGTAAATACAGTAGTAGTAGCTGATGAGAAGACTCACAAGAATTTAGTACATAGTTCCCCAATTATATTGGAGCAGTTTGGCACAAGAACATCAGGATCTTCAAGCCTTCCATTCTCAGAAGGTAGATATCATCCACAACTTTTGAGACTGGAATCTCGATCTGAAGTGAATGACTCTAATCAGGATTATGAGGGAATGGAGAAAGTTGTTGAGAAGCAGCCTCATCGAACTGGTGCTGCAAAACAATTTAGCAAACTTATATCGTTAAACAAAGACATGCTAGAAGGATCTTGGTTGGACAGTATAATATGGGAGCAAGGAAGACCTATTAGAAAGCCAAAGCTTATTCTTGATCTTCAGGATGAGCAGAtgctttttgaaattttggataGCAAGGATGGTAAGGATCTGAGGCTTCATGCTGGGGCTATGATTGTTACCCGCTCTGTAAAGTCGGGCCACGGTGATTCTCTTGAGTTGCCAGGTCATGGAGGACAATCTGTTTGGCGACTAGTCGCTAATGACAAACACTATTCAAACAAAAAAACATCTCAGCAAATGAAATCAAACTCAAAAAAGCGAACAGCTCAGGGTGTCAAACTTTATCACTCACAACCTGCAGTTACACTACAGACGATGAAGCTGAAGTTGAGCaa TAAGGACATAGCTAATTTTCATCGACCTAAAGCTTTGTGGTATCCCCATGACAATGAAGTGGCTCTAAAGGAACAAGGGAAGCTGCCTACTCAAGGACCAATGAAACTTATTGTAAAGAGCTTGGGTGGGAAAGGAAGTAAACTCCATGTGGACGCTGAGGAAACCATCTCCTCTGTTAAGGCTAAAGCTTCAAAAAAGCTAG ATTTCAAGTCAACTGAGACAGTGAAGCTGTTTTATCGAGGGAAAGAGCTTGAAGACGATAAATCTCTTGTTACCCAAAATGTGCCACCAAACTCTTTGCTTCATCTTGTTCGTACAAAAATACATTTGTTGCCAAGAGCACAGAAGCTGCCTGGTGAAAATAAGTCTTTACGCCCTCCTGGAGCATTTAAGAAGAAATCTGATCTTTCTGTGAAAGATGGCCATGTTTTCCTAATGGA GTATTGTGAGGAAAGACCTTTACTTTTGAGTAACATTGGAATGGGTGCAAGACTCTGCACTTATTATCAGAAATCAGCTCCAGATGATCAAACAGCCATTTCAATGCGCAGTGCAAACAACAACTTTGGACATGTTGTCTCCTTAAATCCTGCTGATAAATCACCTTTCCTTGGAGATATAAAATCTGGTTGCAATCAGTCATCTCTAGAAACCAATATGTATAGAGCACCCTTATTTTCCCATAAGGTTCCTGCAACTGATTATTTGCTAGTTCGTTCTGCAAAGGGAAAACTCTCTTTAAGACGCATTGACAGGGTTAATGCTGTTGGACAACAG GAGCCTCTCATGGAGGTAATGTCTCCTGGAACTAAGAACCTTCAAAATTATATGATTAATAGGCTCTTGGTTCACATGTGCCGTGAATTCCGAGCTGCTGAAAAACGCCATATGACTCCTTGCATCCGTGCTGATGGATTGCAATCACAGTTTCCTTATCTTTCTGAagtttttattaaaaagaagCTCAAGGAATATGCAAATATGCATGTGCAG AGAGGGTCAATTGCACAATCAATTTGGGTTAAGAAAAACAACTTTCGCATTTTCTCGGAGGATGAACTGAGAAATATGGTGAAACCTGAGGAG GTCTGTGCCTATGAAAGCATGCAAGCCGGTTTATATCGGCTTAAACATTTAGGGATTACTGAAACTCATCCAAATGCCATATCATCTGCTATGAGTCGTCTGCCTGATGAAGCTATAGCTCTGGCTGCGGCATCACACATTGAAAGGGAATTGCAAATTACTCCTTGGAACTTGAGTAGCAATTTTGTCGCTTCTACACAG ggaaaagaaaatattgagcgTATGGAGATTACTGGTGTTGGCGATCCATCTGGTCGTGGTCTAGGATTTAGCTATGTCCGTGCTGCTCAAAAAACACCAGTGCCAAGTGCTGTGGTGAAGAAAAAATCTGCTGCTGGTCGAGGAGGTACCACTGTTACTGGAACAGATGCTGATCTACGTAGATTGAGCATGGAGGCTGCACGTGAG GTTCTTCTCAAATTTGATGTTCCTGATGAAGTGATTGCAAAGCAAACAAGGTGGCATAGGATTGCCATGATACGCAAGCTGTCAAGTGAACAAGCTGCATTAGGGGTAAAAGTTGACCCCACTACAATTAGTAAATATGCACGTGGGCAGCGGATGTCCTTTCTTCAGCTGCAGCAACAGACCAGAGAGAAGTGTCAGGAAATCTGGGATCGGCAAGTTCAGAGTCTTTCAGCCTTTGACGGTGATGAAAATGAAAGCGACTCTGAAGAAAATAATAGTGATCTGGATTCATTTGCTGGGGATTTAGAGAATCTGCTTGATGCGGAAGAGTGTGAAGAAGGGGTAGAGGAGTCCAAGAATGATAAAGCAGATGGTGTTAAAGGCCTCAAAATGAGAGGACGTCCTTCATTAGCTCAGGCAGAAGAAGAAATTGAAGATGAAGCAGCTGAAGCAGCTGAATTATGCAGGTTGCTTATGGACG ATGATGAAGCTGCgggtaagaagaagaagaaggtgagATTGATGGGAGAGGAAGCTGGATTGACTCCAGCACCCCGAATAAATTATGGTGTTGAGAATGCAGATCGTGTCAAGCTAAGTACTAGCACAAACCCACATGATGGACCATATTCATCAAAAGAAAATACTATTGCAGAGGCCAAAGTG GTGGAGAATCTTCTTCTGAAAAGGAACAAAATTGGAAAactaaaacaaaagaaaaagaatgatGATACTGTAAACATAAATTTaaccaataaaaaaatcaaaatagcaGGAGATACTACTGTCAAG ATgtttaaggaaaaaaagaaCGCAAGGGAAAGTTTCGTCTGTGGAGCATGCGGTCAG CTTGGACACATGAGGACAAACAAAAACTGCCCAAAATATAGAGAGGTCGACACAAATGTTGATACTCCGGAACCAGAGAAAGCAGTTGGAAAATCCGCTACATTGACTCAATCTGCTCCTTCCCAGACAAAAGCTACAACAAAGAAGCTTATACCTAAAAGTGCAACCAAAATAGCTCTGGTTGAGGCTTCTGAGGGAGAGAACATTACTCCAGGAACAAAAGTACCAGTGAAGTTTAAATGTAGTTCAGCAGACAAGGTTCCTGATAGATTTTCTGTTGGAGTGACTCAGAGCATTGATCAACCAATGACATCTGATACTGAAACTGGGAGGTCTGCAGTTaaagttaacaaaataataatttcaaataaagcGAAACCTGAAGATGTGCAAGTTGAATCTCATAAGCCCCCCATTGTGATTCGGCCACCAACTGACATGGACAGAGGCCAAGTTGAACCACAGAAACCAACTATTGTTATTAGGCCACCAGCTAACATAGAGAGGGACAGGTTTGCATCTCATAAAATATCAAAACGGCCACGAACAGAAAAAGATAGAGAACACTCTCAcaagaaaattataattaggAGGCCAAAAGAAATTATTGATGTGGATCAGATCGCTCAGGATGGTGGCAGTAGTATTGATCACAGGAAGACTAAAAGAATTGTGGAATTGTCCAGTTTTGAAATGCATAGAAATCAGGAGAATGTTTATTTGGCTGAGGCAGCTAAAAAGAAGGCTAGAGACAAAAGGAAACGGTGGGAAGAGCAGGAGAGGCGTAGAAATGAAGAGATGCTTCGAGAAGAGAGGGCTAGAAGGATTCGTGAAGAGGAAATGAAGATGCTGGAAGAACAAGAAAGAGTTGCTGAGATTAGAAGATATGAAGTATCCATcagaagagagagggaagaagaaGAGCGCCAGAAAgccaagaagaagaaaaagaggaaaATGCCTGAGATAGAAGATGATTATATAGAAGACTCCAGAGCAAGAAGATTTGACAAGAGATTGCCAGATAGGGAACGGAGTACAAAACGAAGATCTGTTGCTGAGTTGGGAAGGTATGGTGCCGAATCTGCTGCAACAACAAAACGAAGAAGAGGAGGAGAG GTTGGTTTGGCAAACATCTTGGAGCAGATTGTGGAGACACTTAAAGACCGAATTGAAGTGTCTTATCTTTTCTTAAAACCTGTATCGAAAAAAGAGGCTCCTGACTACCTTGACATAATAGAGCGGCCGATGGATCTTTCTACCATAAAGGAAAAGGTTAGGAAGTTGGAGTATAAAAGCAGGGAACAATTCAGGCATGATGTGTGGCAAATAGCTTTCAATGCTCATCAATACAACGATGGGCGTAATCCAGGTATACCTCCATTGGCAGATCAGCTTTTGGAGCTTTGTGACTACATTCTGAATGAGAATGATGAAAGCTTAACTGATGCTGAAGCAGGCATTGAATCTAGGGATTTTATGTAG